In Pseudomonas sp. LRP2-20, the genomic window GGCCAGAGCCTGAGCCTTCACACGGTCAGCTTCGACGCGGGCCTGATCACGGGCTTCCTCGACAAGCTGAGCAGCGCGTTTCTTGCTTTGCTCAATGATTTCGGCTGCCTGTGCTTTAGCTTCACGCAGTTGCTGACCCACTTTCTCTTGGGCCAGCTCCAGGTCGCGAGCTGCGCGGTTGGCAGCGTCCAAGCCGTCGGCAATCTTCTTTTGGCGCTCTTGCAGGGCAGTGATGACCGGAGGCCATACGTACTTCATGCAGAAGAGTACAAAAATCAGGAAGGCAACGGATTGGCCAATCAGGGTTGCATTAATGTTCACGCCAACACCTCGCTCGGTCTTAATTCATCACAGCCATCAACTCGTGGTTACGAGTGATTAGCCGGCGATCTGACCAACGAACGGATTCGCGAAGGTGAAGAACAGAGCGATACCAACACCGATCATGGTTACGGCGTCGAGCAGACCGGCAACGATGAACATTTTGACCTGCAGCATCGGAACCATCTCAGGCTGACGAGCAGCGCCTTCCAGGAACTTGCCGCCCAGCAGGCCGAAACCAATGGCGGTACCCAGAGCACCCAGGCCGATCAGCAGAGCAACAGCGATAGCGGTCAGACCAACTACAGTTTCCATCTTTCCTCCCGACTTTTACGTCGTATTGGTTAGGTTTTTAAGTTGAAGCGGTAAAACAAATCGTTTGGTACAGCTGCCCTTGCGGACTTTTAAAGCCCTCCCCCCAAACGAGCGGGGAAGGCTACAAGACACGCCAGGCGGTCTTAATGGTTATCTTCATGAGCCATCGACAGGTAGACGATGGTCAGCATCATGAAGATGAAAGCTTGCAGCGTGATGATCAGGATGTGGAACACAGCCCACGCCCACTGCAGCACGACACCCAGGCCGCTCAGCCAGAGGATGCCGGCGCCGAACATCACGGCGATCAGGATGAACACCAGCTCGCCGGCGTACATGTTGCCGAAAAGACGCAGTGCCAGCGAGATCGGCTTGGCGATCAGGGTGACGAATTCCAGCAGGAAGTTGACCGGGATCAGCAGGATCTGCAGGAAGATGTTCTTGCTGCCGAACGGGTGCAGGGTGAGTTCACCGATGAAGCCGCCCAGGCCCTTGACCTTGATGCTGTAGAAGATGATCAGGGCGAACACGCAGAAGGCCATGGCCAGGGTCGCGTTCGGGTCGGTGGTCGACACGGCGCGGAACGGAATGTGCGGGTCACCGGAAATCAGGATGGCCAGCTGAGGAATCCAGTCGACCGGTACCAGGTCGATGGCGTTCATCAGGAACACCCAGACGAAGATGGTCAGCGCCAGCGGGGCGATCACCGGGCTACGGCCGTGGAAGGAGTCCTTCACGCTGCCGTTGACGAAGTCCACCAGCACTTCCACGAAGTTCTGCAGGCCGCCTGGTTGGCCGGAAGTCGCCTTCTTGGCCGCCATGCGGAAGATGAACAGGAAGATCAGACCCAGCGCGACGGACCAACCCAGGGTGTCCAGGTGGAACGCCCAGAAGCCCATTGCCTTGGCTTCTGCAGCCGAATGGGCAAAGCCCCAGCTGCCGTCTGGTAGTTGACCGTAGGTCAGGTTCTGCAAGTGGTGCTGGATATAGCCCGAAGCGGTTTCTGCTGCCATGGTTGCCTCAAACGCCCTAAGGTCTCGAAAGTCTTTTATTCATCAGCAGGGGCGCGAACCAGCTGACCAAAAGGGTCAACACGAAGACGCCGAATACTGCTAACGGCGCCAGTGGCTTCACTCCTGCGAAGGTCAGTGCAAATAGCACTGCCGTCAAAATCATCTTGCCTGCCTCGCCAGCGTAAAACGACTTGACGATAGCTTGTGCCGCCCGAGCTCCGCTGAAGCGAAAAGCCTTCCAGGCGAAATACACATTGGGCAGCCAGGCAATCAAACCTCCGCAAAGGCCTGAATATCCACTGACCGCCCCTTTCCACTGCCACAACACCAAGGTTGCCAGCAGCAGTACGACGAATTGAGCCAGCAGTACCGGAAAAACCGCCCAGCGATGGAAAGGCAGGCGGTTTGGCGTGCGGATTTCCATCACAACTGCTCCTCGGAAGTCGACCAACAAGTCAGTTATGACTTGGCATAATTTGTGCCGACAAAATGCGCGCAGAGTATAGGGGTGGATTAACCCCTATTCAACTCTTCGGTAGTGATTTCCGACTGCGCGCTACAACAGGAATTGTTTCAGCGGATGTGAGCAAGCACGCCTTGCAACTCGTCAAGCGAGTTGTAGCGAATAACCAACTGGCCTTTGCCCTTGTTGCCGTGGCGTATCTGCACGGCAGAGCCCAGGCGCTCTGCGAGCCGTTGTTCAAGGCGCGCGATGTCCGGATCAGGTTTGCTCGGTTCGACCGGCTCAGGCTTGCCATTGAGCCACTGACGGACCAGTGCCTCGGTTTGGCGCACGGTGAGGCCACGTGCGACAACATGACGCGCCCCCTCTTCCTGACGATCTTCCTCGAGGCCGAGCAAGGCACGGGCATGGCCCATTTCCAGGTCGCCGTGGGCGAGCATGGTCTTGATCGCCTCGGGCAGCGAGATCAGGCGCAGCAGGTTGGCCACGGTCACCCGCGACTTGCCCACGGCATCGGCCACCTGTTGCTGGGTCAGCTCGAACTCCTGCTGCAGGCGCTGCAGGGCCAGGGCTTCTTCCAGCGGGTTGAGGTCCTCGCGCTGAATGTTCTCGATCAGCGCCATGGCGATGGCGGCTTCATCCGGCACTTCGCGCACCATCGCCGGGATGGTGTCGAGACCGGCCTGCTGGGTGGCGCGCCAGCGGCGCTCACCGGCAATGATCTCATAGCGGCTACCGTCGATCGGGCGAACCACGATCGGCTGCATCACCCCATGGTTGCGAATCGAGTGCGCGAGTTCTTCCAGTGCCTCGGGGTCCATGTCGCGGCGCGGCTGGTACTTGCCGCGCTGGATCAGTTCGACGGGCAGGTGTTGCAGTTCTTTCTGGTCGATCTTCACAGCCTGCGCTTCGAGCGCGCTGACGGAAGGACCACTGAGCAGAGCATCCAACCCACGTCCGAGACCCCGTTTCTTGACGGCCATACGGATTCCTTAAGTTGTTTGTGCAGTGCGTGATTGACGGCGTTGACGGCGTACCAGTTCCCCGGCCAGGGCCAGATAGGCCAGTGCGCCACGCGATTGCTTGTCGTAGGCCAGCGCCGGCATGCCGAAGCTCGGGGCCTCGGCCAGGCGGATGTTGCGCGGGATGACCGTGTCGTACAGCTGTTCGCCGAAGTGTTCCTTGAGCTGCGCCGAAACATCGTTGTTCAGGCTCAGGCGCGGGTCGTACATGGTGCGCAGCAGGCCTTCGATCTTCAGCTCCGGGTTCAACCGGGCAGCGATGCGCTTGATGTTATCCACAAGGTCGCTGAGCCCTTCGAGTGCGTAGTACTCGCACTGCATCGGGATGATCACGCCATCGGAGGCGACCAGCGCGTTGAGCGTCAGCATCGACAGCGACGGCGGGCAGTCGATGAGGATGAAATCGTAGTTCTCGCGGATCGGCGCCAGCGCGTTGCGCAGGCGGCTCTCCTTGACCTGCATTTCCAGCAGCACCACTTCCGCAGCGGTCAGGTCGCGGTTGGCCGGCAGCAACTGGAAGCCGCCGTGCTCGGAGTAGTGCATGGCCTGGGCAAGGTCGCATTCCCCGATCAGCAGGTCATAGACCGAATGCTCGAGTTCGTGTTTGTCCACACCGCTGCCCATGGTCGCGTTGCCCTGCGGATCGAGGTCGATCAGCAGCACACGACGCTTGGTCGCGGCCAGCGATGCTGCGAGGTTGATACAGGTGGTGGTCTTGCCGACCCCACCTTTCTGGTTCGCGATTGCGAATACCTTAGCCATTGTTGCGTGTGTTCCCAATCAAGCCTTGCGGCGCAGTATCAGCAGATGGCGCTGGCCCTGGCAACCTGGAACGGTCAGGGCCTGCTCGCTTTCCACTGTGAAGTCTGCGGGCAATGCTACCAGTTCATCGGCAGGATGCAGCCCCTTCATTGCAAGCCATTGCGTCCCGGTGTCGCCCAGATGGCGGGTCCAGTTGGTGAAGTTCTCCATGCTGCTGAAGGCGCGGGAGATGATCCCGCTGAACGGTAGCGAGGGCTTAAAGGCTTCGACCCGGCTGTGGATAACCGTGAGGTTGTCCAGTTTCAGTTCCATCTTCACCTGGGTCAGGAAGCGGGTCTTCTTGCCATTGGCGTCCAGTACCGTCACCTGCTTGTGCGGATGCAGGATAGCCAAAGGGATGCCGGGCATGCCACCGCCGCTGCCAACATCCAGCCAGTTGTCACGCTCGCTGTGGATAAACGACATGACACTGAGACTGTCGAGCAGATGGCGGGAAACCATCTCGTCCGGATCGCGCACGGCAGTGAGGTTGTAGGCTTTGTTCCATTTGATCAACAGGGCCAGGTAGCCCAGCAGCTTCTCCTGCTGCTCGGCGCTCAGCTCGACACCGAGCTGGCGCGCACCTGTGGACAACTCTTCGGCGTGTTGCGGGGTGACCAGGGAACTCAAGCGCTTTGCTCCAATTCGCGGCCAGCGCCGCGTTTTTTCAGATGAATCAGCAACAGGGAAATCGCCGCCGGGGTGACGCCGGGGATACGCGAAGCCTGGCCCAGCGTCTCAGGACGGGTCTGGCCGAGCTTGCCCTGGATTTCCTTCGACAGCCCGGAAATCGTGGTGTAGTCGATATCCACAGGCAGGCGGGTGTCTTCGCTGGCGCGCAGACGGGCGATCTCATGCTGCTGACGATCGATGTAACCGGCGTACTTGGTCTTGATCTCTACCTGCTCGGCGACCTGTGGATCGATCACTTCACCGCCGGTCGCTTCGATCAGCCCGGCATAGTCGATCTCTGGCCGGGCCAGCAGGTTGAGCAGGCTGTACTCGTGGGCCAGTGGGGTGCCGAACTTATCCACAATGGCTCGGCCCTGCTCGGTGTTCGGGCGTACCCAGGTCGACTTCAGGCGTTGTTCTTCACGCTCGATGCCGTCGCGCTTGGCGCAGAACGCGGCCCAGCGCTCGTCGTCGATCAGGCCGAGCTCGCGACCTTTCTCGGTCAGGCGCAGGTCAGCGTTGTCCTCGCGCAGGATCAGCCGGTATTCGGCACGCGACGTGAACATCCGGTACGGCTCCTGGGTACCCAGGGTAATCAGGTCGTCGACCAATACGCCGATGTACGCCTCGTCGCGGCGCGGGCACCAGCTTTCGCGGCCTTGCGCACGCAGCGCAGCGTTGGTCCCGGCCAGCAGGCCCTGGGCGCCGGCTTCTTCGTAGCCGGTGGTGCCGTTGATCTGGCCGGCGAAGAACAGGCCACCGATGACTTTGGTCTCCAGGCTGTACTTGAGGTCACGCGGGTCGAAGTAGTCGTACTCGATGGCGTAACCCGGCCGAACGATGTGGGCGTTTTCCATCCCGCGGATCGAGCGCACCAGCTCCAGCTGCACATCGAACGGCAGCGAAGTGGAAATACCGTTGGGGTACAGCTCGTGGGTGGTCAGGCCTTCTGGCTCGATGAACACCTGGTGGCTTTCCTTGTCGGCGAAGCGGTGGATCTTGTCTTCGATCGACGGGCAATAGCGTGGGCCGACACCTTCGATCACACCGGAGTACATCGGTGAGCGGTCAAGGTTCGAGGCAATGATCTCGTGGGTGCGGGCGTTGGTGTGGGTAATCCAGCAGCTCACCTGGCGCGGGTGCATCTGGGCGTTGCCCATGAACGACATCACCGGGATCGGCGTATCGCCTGGTTGCTCGGTCATGACCGAGAAGTCCACGGAACGCCCGTCGATACGCGGCGGGGTACCGGTTTTCAGGCGGCCGACGCGCAGCGGCAGTTCACGCATGCGGTGAGCCAAAGCAATCGAAGGCGGATCACCGGCGCGACCACCGGAATGATTCTGCAGGCCGATGTGGATAAGGCCACCGAGGAAAGTACCGGTGGTCAGCACTACGGATTCGGCGAAGAAGCGCAGGCCCATCTGGGTCACCACACCTTTGACCTGGTCCTGTTCGACGATCAGGTCGTCGCAGGACTGCTGGAATATCCACAGGTTCGGCTGGTTTTCCAGGATCTCGCGGACCACCGCCTTGTAGATGGCGCGGTCGGCCTGTGCGCGGGTGGCGCGTACGGCCGGACCCTTGCGGTTGTTCAGGATGCGGAACTGGATGCCGCTCTTGTCGGTGGCCAGCGCCATCGCGCCGCCGAGCGCATCGATCTCTTTGACCAGATGGCTTTTGCCAATACCGCCGATGGCGGGGTTGCAGCTCATGTGACCGAGGGTTTCCACGTTATGGGTCAACAGCAGGGTTTTCACACCCATGCGTGCTGACGCAAGCGCAGCCTCGGTACCGGCATGGCCGCCGCCGATGACGATCACTTCAAAACGGGAAGGGAAATCCACCAC contains:
- a CDS encoding F0F1 ATP synthase subunit B, which encodes MNINATLIGQSVAFLIFVLFCMKYVWPPVITALQERQKKIADGLDAANRAARDLELAQEKVGQQLREAKAQAAEIIEQSKKRAAQLVEEARDQARVEADRVKAQALAEIEQELNSAKDALRAQVGALAVGGAEKILGATIDQNAHAELVNKLAAEI
- the atpE gene encoding F0F1 ATP synthase subunit C, which codes for METVVGLTAIAVALLIGLGALGTAIGFGLLGGKFLEGAARQPEMVPMLQVKMFIVAGLLDAVTMIGVGIALFFTFANPFVGQIAG
- the atpB gene encoding F0F1 ATP synthase subunit A, which translates into the protein MAAETASGYIQHHLQNLTYGQLPDGSWGFAHSAAEAKAMGFWAFHLDTLGWSVALGLIFLFIFRMAAKKATSGQPGGLQNFVEVLVDFVNGSVKDSFHGRSPVIAPLALTIFVWVFLMNAIDLVPVDWIPQLAILISGDPHIPFRAVSTTDPNATLAMAFCVFALIIFYSIKVKGLGGFIGELTLHPFGSKNIFLQILLIPVNFLLEFVTLIAKPISLALRLFGNMYAGELVFILIAVMFGAGILWLSGLGVVLQWAWAVFHILIITLQAFIFMMLTIVYLSMAHEDNH
- a CDS encoding F0F1 ATP synthase subunit I, whose translation is MEIRTPNRLPFHRWAVFPVLLAQFVVLLLATLVLWQWKGAVSGYSGLCGGLIAWLPNVYFAWKAFRFSGARAAQAIVKSFYAGEAGKMILTAVLFALTFAGVKPLAPLAVFGVFVLTLLVSWFAPLLMNKRLSRP
- a CDS encoding ParB/RepB/Spo0J family partition protein, with product MAVKKRGLGRGLDALLSGPSVSALEAQAVKIDQKELQHLPVELIQRGKYQPRRDMDPEALEELAHSIRNHGVMQPIVVRPIDGSRYEIIAGERRWRATQQAGLDTIPAMVREVPDEAAIAMALIENIQREDLNPLEEALALQRLQQEFELTQQQVADAVGKSRVTVANLLRLISLPEAIKTMLAHGDLEMGHARALLGLEEDRQEEGARHVVARGLTVRQTEALVRQWLNGKPEPVEPSKPDPDIARLEQRLAERLGSAVQIRHGNKGKGQLVIRYNSLDELQGVLAHIR
- a CDS encoding ParA family protein encodes the protein MAKVFAIANQKGGVGKTTTCINLAASLAATKRRVLLIDLDPQGNATMGSGVDKHELEHSVYDLLIGECDLAQAMHYSEHGGFQLLPANRDLTAAEVVLLEMQVKESRLRNALAPIRENYDFILIDCPPSLSMLTLNALVASDGVIIPMQCEYYALEGLSDLVDNIKRIAARLNPELKIEGLLRTMYDPRLSLNNDVSAQLKEHFGEQLYDTVIPRNIRLAEAPSFGMPALAYDKQSRGALAYLALAGELVRRQRRQSRTAQTT
- the rsmG gene encoding 16S rRNA (guanine(527)-N(7))-methyltransferase RsmG, producing the protein MSSLVTPQHAEELSTGARQLGVELSAEQQEKLLGYLALLIKWNKAYNLTAVRDPDEMVSRHLLDSLSVMSFIHSERDNWLDVGSGGGMPGIPLAILHPHKQVTVLDANGKKTRFLTQVKMELKLDNLTVIHSRVEAFKPSLPFSGIISRAFSSMENFTNWTRHLGDTGTQWLAMKGLHPADELVALPADFTVESEQALTVPGCQGQRHLLILRRKA
- the mnmG gene encoding tRNA uridine-5-carboxymethylaminomethyl(34) synthesis enzyme MnmG is translated as MDFPSRFEVIVIGGGHAGTEAALASARMGVKTLLLTHNVETLGHMSCNPAIGGIGKSHLVKEIDALGGAMALATDKSGIQFRILNNRKGPAVRATRAQADRAIYKAVVREILENQPNLWIFQQSCDDLIVEQDQVKGVVTQMGLRFFAESVVLTTGTFLGGLIHIGLQNHSGGRAGDPPSIALAHRMRELPLRVGRLKTGTPPRIDGRSVDFSVMTEQPGDTPIPVMSFMGNAQMHPRQVSCWITHTNARTHEIIASNLDRSPMYSGVIEGVGPRYCPSIEDKIHRFADKESHQVFIEPEGLTTHELYPNGISTSLPFDVQLELVRSIRGMENAHIVRPGYAIEYDYFDPRDLKYSLETKVIGGLFFAGQINGTTGYEEAGAQGLLAGTNAALRAQGRESWCPRRDEAYIGVLVDDLITLGTQEPYRMFTSRAEYRLILREDNADLRLTEKGRELGLIDDERWAAFCAKRDGIEREEQRLKSTWVRPNTEQGRAIVDKFGTPLAHEYSLLNLLARPEIDYAGLIEATGGEVIDPQVAEQVEIKTKYAGYIDRQQHEIARLRASEDTRLPVDIDYTTISGLSKEIQGKLGQTRPETLGQASRIPGVTPAAISLLLIHLKKRGAGRELEQSA